The Lucilia cuprina isolate Lc7/37 chromosome 5, ASM2204524v1, whole genome shotgun sequence genome includes a window with the following:
- the LOC111688120 gene encoding eukaryotic translation initiation factor 2A yields MAVDSVSPALAIRSSVGIELWASSGSKQPYEHKDNLPREETKNSRSISFSPDGRYFAYSNGREVMVLRTSDWQLQCSLPRPKAFYLKFSPRGNYLCTWELYVITKDIPEGSPNMFVYEMASGKEVFSIVQKKQSDWEPSWSSDESIFATVIGGEALFYDLTQGVEGFNASVKKIGGSKGGTLSVGPGNSPPFIAIYTPGAKGAPSMCKLYKYPALGQNQTVACKSFFNADRVELIWNRRGTGLLLLTSTEVDKTGASYYGNQALHFLNTKGDSCSVPLSKEGPVHCVKWSPKATEFVVVYGYMPSKAALYNLKCDVVFDFGEGPRNCAYFNSFGNLVVLAGFGNLPGNVEIWDVSKKEKLANIKCPDTTHFEWNPNGEYFVTATTAPRLRIGNGFKVYHYSGALLHETIWPQGQELLAVEWQQFADNTFKEPVITKVKHEGIKSSQPEASKKVYTPPHLRFMSEGKNPEKFVPQSQSTIPGLPPGYSSSQANNKKQGAQKSHQQQQQQQQNPKGFKQQQQQQQHNKNRKNEHNNENNHNNNGANNTRNNRGGRGGDNNNSNGGQPGANNYNRMNKMQAEGTGDVAAVSNNEQQQQQTMPQQQQQQHNKRQQNQRRQQQNPQFNQQRRQQQQQQQQHNQANSGENVAVEGQQPQQQNLQQPNQQQQQTSKKAANPEKEKKIRNVAKKLSDIKKLKARQDQGEVLELNQLNKIEMESKFLEELKALKLSA; encoded by the exons ATGGCTGTGGATAGCGTTTCTCCTGCACTTgcaa TTCGCTCTAGCGTGGGAATCGAACTATGGGCTTCGTCGGGGTCTAAGCAACCCTATGAGCACAAAGACAATTTACCACGAGAGGAGACGAAAAATTCTCGATCAATTTCATTCAGCCCAGATGGTCGTTACTTTGCCTATTCGAATGGCCGAGAGGTAATGGTTTTAAGAACATCGGACTGGCAGCTACAATGTTCCCTGCCACGTCCGAAggctttttatttgaaattctcaCCGCGTGGCAATTATTTATGCACCTGGGAACTGTATGTCATCACCAAGGACATTCCCGAAGGTTCGCCcaatatgtttgtgtatgaAATGGCTAGCGGTAAGGAGGTATTTAGCATTGTGCAGAAGAAACAAAGCGATTGGGAACCTTCATGGTCATCGGACGAAAGCATATTTGCTACCGTCATTGGTGGCGAGGCCTTGTTCTATGATCTGACACAAGGTGTTGAGGGTTTCAATGCAAGTGTTAAGAAAATAGGCGGCAGTAAGGGTGGTACCTTGTCGGTGGGTCCCGGCAATAGTCCACCGTTTATAGCCATCTATACACCCGGTGCCAAGGGGGCACCATCGATGTGTAAACTCTATAAGTATCCAGCATTGGGTCAAAATCAAACGGTGGCCTGTAAAAGTTTCTTCAATGCCGATCGTGTTGAATTAATATGGAATCGTCGAGGTACTGGCCTCTTGCTATTGACCAGTACGGAAGTCGATAAGACGGGTGCTTCGTATTATGGTAATCAGGCTTTGCACTTTTTAAATACTAAGGGTGATTCATGTTCCGTGCCATTGT CTAAAGAGGGTCCTGTACATTGCGTTAAATGGAGTCCTAAAGCTACTGAATTTGTGGTAGTTTATGGTTATATGCCATCTAAGGCggctttatataatttgaaatgtgatGTCGTTTTTGATTTTGGCGAAGGACCACGCAATTGTGcctattttaatagttttggaAATC TAGTCGTTTTAGCTGGTTTTGGAAACTTGCCTGGCAATGTGGAAATTTGGGATGTATCGAAAAAGGAGAAGCTTGCCAATATTAAATGCCCCGATACTACCCATTTTGAATGGAATCCTAATGGCGAGTATTTTGTAACCGCTACTACGGCTCCCAGATTACGTATAGGCAATGG CTTCAAAGTTTATCACTACTCGGGTGCTCTATTGCACGAGACCATTTGGCCCCAGGGTCAGGAGCTATTGGCCGTTGAATGGCAACAATTTGCTGATAATACATTTAAAGAACCTGTAATCACCAAGGTTAAGCATGAAGGTATCAAATCGAGCCAACCGGAGGCAAGTAAGAAGGTCTATACACCACCACACTTGCGCTTTATGAGTGAAGGAAAAAATCCAGAGAAATTTGTACCACAGTCGCAAAGCACTATACCAGGACTACCACCAG GTTATTCTTCCTCACAAGCCAACAATAAGAAACAGGGTGCTCAAAAGTctcatcaacaacagcagcagcagcaacaaaatccTAAGGGTTttaaacagcaacagcagcagcaacaacataatAAGAATAGAAAAAATGAGCACAACAACgaaaacaaccacaacaacaatggTGCTAATAACACTAGAAACAATAGAGGAGGAAGAGGTGGagataataacaacagcaatgGTGGACAACCAGGAGCCAATAATTACAATAGAATGAATAAAATGCAGGCAGAAGGAACTGGTGACGTAGCTGCTGTAAGCAACAAtgaacagcaacagcagcaaacaatgccgcaacaacaacaacaacagcacaaCAAACGTCAACAAAATCAACGTCGTCAGCAGCAAAATCCACAATTTAATCAACAaagaagacaacaacaacagcaacagcagcaacataatCAAGCTAACTCTGGTGAAAATGTCGCAGTTGAAGGACAACAGCCACAGCAGCAAAATTTGCAACAGCCaaaccaacaacagcagcaaacttCTAAAAAGGCTGCTAATCctgaaaaggagaaaaaaatacgCAATGTTGCCAAAAAATTGTcggatattaaaaaattaaaagcccGTCAAGATCAGGGTGAAGTTTTGGAATTAAatcaattgaataaaattgaaatggAGTCGAAATTTCTCGAAGagcttaaagctttaaaattatcTGCCTAA
- the LOC111688118 gene encoding small integral membrane protein 8: MTDKEPLTKAQNSTRVAEPGDGIRQVKTTNVFRLINFELYTRPNKIVMGVGLACITGVFGYITYMRWKYESLGYYTAVSDDGKEVFIKKESKWDT; this comes from the exons atgACTGACAAGGAACCCCTTACAAAAGCACAAAATTCTACACGAGTAGCTGAACCCGGTGATGGCATACGACAGGTCAAGACTACCAATGTATTTCGtttgataaattttgaattgtataCAAGACCG aataaaattgttATGGGTGTTGGTTTGGCTTGTATTACCGGTGTTTTTGGCTATATAACCTATATGAGATGGAAATATGAAAGTTTAGGCTATTATACGGCTGTTAGTGATGATGGTAaagaagtttttattaaaaaagaatctAAATGGGATACCTAA
- the LOC111685649 gene encoding delta-1-pyrroline-5-carboxylate dehydrogenase, mitochondrial, with product MLSLARTTQASVKPQVAALIGKHSLNPNNLMTKSRSISSVVPDTNLPDFPTANEPILEYKKGSAERKALEAALKKTAATCEDVPIVIGGEEIRTDQVRHQVMPHNHQHKLAKFYYADANIVKKAIKTAVETQPKWDRTPLSERLKIWEKAADLMAGKYRQELNAATMLGQSKTVIQAEIDSSAELIDFIRLNAFFLKECAKYQPISENIKVTKNSMRYRGIDGFVAAVSPFNFTAIGGNLAYTPALMGNAVLWKPSDTAVLSNWRIFNIMREAGVPDGVVNFVPADGPVFGDTITASPHLAGINFTGSVPTFNRLWKQVGSNIDKYINFPRLIGECGGKNFHFVHPSADIETVVTATIRSAFEFCGQKCSACSRMYVPESLWPKIKEGLIAEAAKLKIDDVQDFSTFTSAVIDDKAFKRITSYIEHAKKSPNLEIIAGGTYSDAKGYFVNPTIVQTTDPKDKIMVEEIFGPVLTVYVYKDADLNKTMNLVPTSTQFALTGAVFGKDESFLKQALEEFKMAAGNFYINDKSTGSVVGQQPFGGGRMSGTNDKAGGPHYILRWTSPQAIKETFVPLRDINYPYMKE from the exons ATGTTAAGTCTAGCCCGTACAACTCAAGCCAGTGTTAAGCCCCAAGTGGCCGCACTTATTGGCAAACATTCACTAAACCCCAATAATCTCATGACAAAATCTCGTAGCATAAGTTCTGTGGTACCCGATACAAATTTACCCGATTTTCCCACAGCCAATGAACCCATACTCGAATATAAAAAGGGATCTGCCGAACGTAAGGCACTCGAGGCAGCCCTTAAGAAAACAGCCGCCACCTGTGAAGATGTACCAATTGTAATTGGTGGCGAAGAAATACGCACCGATCAGGTGAGACATCAGGTGATGCCACACAATCATCAACACAAATTGGCTAAATTCTATTATGCCGATGCGAATATTGTTAAGAAAGCCATTAAGACCGCTGTCGAAACACAGCCCAAATGGGATCGTACTCCCTTGAGTGAACGTTTGAAGATTTGGGAGAAGGCCGCCGATTTAATGGCCGGCAAATATAGACAGGAATTAAATGCAGCCACCATGTTGGGTCAAtcgaaaactgttatacaggcAGAAATCGATTCATCGGCTGAATTAATCGATTTTATTAG aTTAAATGCTTTCTTTCTGAAGGAATGTGCTAAATACCAACCTATTagtgaaaatattaaagtaaccAAAAACTCTATGCGTTATCGTGGTATCGATGGTTTTGTAGCCGCCGTTAGTCCTTTCAATTTCACAGCTATTGGTGGCAATTTGGCCTATACACCAGCTTTAAtg GGCAATGCTGTTTTATGGAAACCCTCTGATACCGCAGTATTATCAAATTGGCGAATCTTCAATATTATGCGTGAGGCTGGAGTACCCGATGGTGTTGTTAATTTTGTACCCGCTGATGGTCCAGTATTTGGTGACACCATCACGGCTTCACCCCACTTGGCTGGTATTAACTTTACCGGCTCAGTACC caCTTTCAATCGCTTGTGGAAACAAGTGGGCAGCAATATCGATAAATACATTAACTTCCCCCGTTTAATTGGTGAATGTGGTGGTAAGAATTTCCATTTCGTACATCCTTCGGCTGATATCGAAACAGTTGTAACGGCCACTATACGTTCGGCATTTGAATTTTGTGGTCAAAAATGTTCAGCCTGCTCTCGCATGTATGTGCCCGAGTCCTTATGGCCTAAG ATTAAGGAAGGTCTCATTGCCGAGGCCGCTAAATTGAAAATCGATGATGTTCAAGACTTCTCAACATTCACATCAGCCGTTATTGATGATAAAGCATTTAAACGTATTACTTCCTATATTGAACATGCCAAAAAGAGTCCTAATTTAGAAATTATTGCCGGTGGCACTTACTCGGATGCCAAGGGTTATTTCGTTAATCCCACAATTGTACAGACCACAGATCCCAAGGATAAGATAATGGTTGAGGAAATCTTTGGACCCGTCTTGACCGTTTACGTTTACAAAGATGCCGATTTGAATAAGACTATGAATTTGGTGCCCACTTCAACGCAGTTCGCTTTGACTGGAGCTGTGTTCGGAAAGGATGA atcATTCTTGAAACAAGCTTTAGAAGAGTTCAAAATGGCTGCTGGTAACTTCTATATTAACGATAAATCAACTGGTTCAGTTGTAGGTCAACAACCTTTCGGTGGTGGTCGCATGTCGG gaaCCAATGACAAAGCTGGTGGTCCCCACTACATCTTACGTTGGACTTCTCCCCAGGCAATTAAGGAAACATTTGTGCCCCTGCGTGATATCAACTATCCTTATATGAAAGAATAA